A window of Felis catus isolate Fca126 chromosome A3, F.catus_Fca126_mat1.0, whole genome shotgun sequence genomic DNA:
CAAAGCAAGCGCTACTGCCCCTGGGTACTCAGGGAAGCCCAAGCGGATGTCTTCCTTGAGGGTTTGTTTGGCACAGGCATGTGGTACCTCACGTGCTTCCAGAACTTGGAATTCAGGGACCGTTTGTTGGCCACATCATCTTCCTTCCACTTGATGGTACCTTGCATTTCCACGACGTGCTTGAGGGAATCTTGGAGCTCCCCAAACTGCATCCCTCCTGGCTTGCTCAGAGCCTCTAATTCTATAAGAATCACCTTGGAGTCATTCTGGATGAGGGCACTGTGCAAGGCGATCTCCTGCTCATAGGCAAACTCCCTGCAGTGAGCGATTTCAGGAGTCAGGATAAAAATGTGCCGCCTACTCTTTCGTATGTTGGTTTCCACTGAGGTGGCTGCATCTGGGGATAAAAGACATGGATCAGATTTCCTGTTGATGCATTTTTAAGTCTAATGCTTTGATCATAAatgttttgaactttaaaaaactgttatTGTTATAGCTTGCCATGAGATTCTGACACTGATCAATTCTTTATTCAGGAAAGTGGGAATGAGCTTGGATGGACAACTTGTGTTCATCTTCTCCTCCTCACTGTCAGAACATCAGTCCCAAAGCCTTCTTCCTTCCCAGGTAGGGGGGTCCTAACTAAAACAGAGTCCTTGGAGTTAAATGGGAATGTAGAGATATTTAGCAAGAGACTTAGAATTCAAGTTCATTAACTACATGTTGCCCTCTTCGAATATTAGCTTATGTGTTTAATAGGGCTTAGAACTTTAACTCTTAGGAACCCTTGCTTCTCTGAACTGATTCAAGCCTCTAGGGGAGTCCTGGATTCATGTCTTTCCCCAAGATCTCGGTTTTAGAAGCTGATTTGATCCAGACTAGAAAAATCTTAAGGAAGACCAGATCCCCTTATCAAGTTGGAGTTAATACAGCATCAACTCCAAGATGATAGCAGGTAACTTCTGGACAGACTTAGAAAGAACATGTAAAATACTCAGCTCTCACTGCAAGGAGGTAACAGCACGATCAAAGAAGCTTAACCATGAATGAAACCACGCAAGATATTCCTAGAGGCTGGCAGCTGAAAGACTGCCAATTCATGTAGTGGGAACTagggaaataaatgttaaatactgCCAGGTATAGACCTTATGTTGGTCAGGATCCCAACATAAAACTTGGCATACTCAAAGGACTGACTTAAGAGAGTTTAATCAAAGGTCAATTTATAAAAGATGTGGGCAGACCCAAGGGAAATCAATGAGAGATACCTCAGAACCCCCAACATTGGAAATAACACAGGAGGCATTACCACCCTCCGGGTATGAAGGGGAGGAAGCAGTTATGGAACCCTAATGAGTATGAAAGCAGCTATCAAGAGCCCTTGCTTTGGGAGAAAGGAGCCCAGCCACCCTGGCAACCTCACTAGATGCCTGCCTCTGACCTGCCCCCAGTGCTCCCTCTTGGCCAAACTCAGCGTGGAGCAGAAGGCAGGGGTGTGATGGATTCCATAATGACCAGCCACCCAGGGCCATTGGATGGAGTGGGATGCAGAGTGGACTTGAAGGAGCAAACAGAAGATACCTAGGAGGGGAAGAAATATACTGATGCAGGCAGTCATGATCTTTTTCTAAGGGAAGAGTGAAGTTTGGTGTTGTTTTGTTagatctgattttattttggttGAAGTAAGGTCAGAAGACTTCCCCTTGAGGGAGGGGAAGTAGGAAGTCTTCTCACATGAAAACCAGCACAATGCAGGCTACACGAGGTTGAGCATCAGCGAGCTGTCTGGAGCGAGACGGAGCTACAAGTGAGGTCAATGGATCTcagaaagaagagatgaagatgtccgtgagttcgagccccgcatcaggctctgggctgatggctcagagcctggagcctgtttccgattctgtgtctccctctctctctgcccctcccccgttcatgctctgtctctctctgtcccaaaaataaataaaaaaaaaaaaagaagaggtgaagAGCTTGCAGCCAAGTGTAGCAGGTGCTGTGACATCACGAACAGATGGAATCCCTGCAGCTTCCTGTGCTGGTGTGTCACATGAAAAAGAACATTTGAGCACCATGACTTGCTCCTCTCGACTGGCCTGAGTAGCCAAAGGGAGAgttggaggagggagaaagaatccagaGGAAACTTGGATTACattttcctgaattgttcattttataaGCCTCCCAAGCCATTATGGGGTGATTAACATTGCCCAAATAAATATTCCAGGACAAACCGGCTTCACCTTCCATGTATTCCTTTAAATCTATAGATGCTGAATCCCTCTTTTCAGTGGAAATGCCAGGTTAAGTTCACAGTCTACTAAGCATTTGCTTTGTTGGAATTACCCTCATGATGCTCCTGCCTCACTCATATTCCACATGCTTCCTGGTCCCTGAGGAATTTGAGAAGGGCCTTAAGGAGGGTTCATGGGTACTTGACATAAATGTAGAGAGACAAGGAGAACCGCTTCTGAAATGCCAGAATTACTCTCAAAGGTACATGGAATTGACTACACTTGATGAAACAGAAGACAGCTCTAGTTGTTGTGAGAATATACATCTGCAAATGTTTCCCCTATACAAGGAAAATCATAAAGACTCTGAGGCCTTTCAAATATTGTAGCCAATGCCTCGATATTAGAacaaaattctttgttttgtgaGTCCTCTTTCAATTCTTCTAGAGAGAACTAAGAAATGTCAGTTATGTTAGTGGTGGATGTGGGAAGTAAGTAGGGGCAGTGCTTTGCTAAATCCACACCGCAAAGACAGCCTACTGTGTCTTCACGTCACTGACACTCCTGCGAAAACGTCATAATCGGTTTGGCTATGGGGGCAGGAGGAGCAAAGAGTAAGTATCTCATTCTTCCAGAGCAATACTTAAAAACCCTGGTTTTAAGGCATGGAATAAGATTGCAATTCCCTATCCAACACAGGGAGAAGACCACCTATCTCTTAGGGTTCTGATGAATGTGAATTTCTGtccttaatgtatttttttaagtttattttattttgagagggaggaggggcagtgagagaaggaaaaagaatctcAGTCTCTGTCCGGCGCATAGCCTGAGGCGGGGTTCGATCCAGTAAAACATGGGCTCATgatgagcggaaatcaagagttggtgctttgactgactgagccacacaggcgcccctgtccttgaTGTATTTTGACAGCTTTACCTTCTCCAGGTAGCATATCTCTCCCGTAAATGCATAAGTTATAACCACATTTATTTTCCAGAACATCAGGCAGAATCTGGTAAACAAAATATCCCACAGCACTGGCCCTCTCAGGACTATTTGTATAGTTCCGCGGGTAGATAACGTAAGCATCGTAGATCTTTCCATCTGAAAATGAGAACAAGAAAAGCAACTTTATTACTTGGTTCTCCAAATTTGACTCTCACTAGACTCGATTTTATGGTTGGTGGTGATTGCATCCTACCCCCAAAATATTCTGGAATCCAGAGATGGTGAGGACAATCTACTGCTACAGAAAGTCATCAGAAAATCAATCTTAATCCTAAAGTTTACCTCTTCACTGTCTCACACTGAATGAGAGAGAATAGGCAAGAGCCCGTCCAGTTTAGCTCATCACATCATGTTGTCAAGTGTGAGTAATAATTTACTGAGAAATATTTATAGTCATGGATAACGAGTTCTTCTGCTGTTTGGGGCAGATCTCAATTTTGTCTTATGTTTTCTCCATGCTTACCCAAGGAAACGGAAATGCTcaagtagaattttttaaaggatctgCATTTCCCACAAATCGAATAATTAGCCCGAATTGAGAGGACCAtagggaaaatgtaaaatatatcttCATCCAAAGGAAAGAATGGTGTTCTTGTTTAGCAGGGCACAATTGTATTCTTTCACGTGTCTACTTATGTGCATAGATAGGACTCTTTATGGAATGGGCTTTCTGGCAAAATACACCCGCATTCTGATGGCCCCTTCTAAACTGTTCACTTCTGGAAAACgggaacaatttttttaatgttttaaattccatGAAGTTTCACCAATACACATTTTCCAAACTGTTTAAACCACTCTGGGCTTGGGGCAGATTCTGTTATTTAGTAGGAACAGCAATCCTGTTGGGGAGGAAATCTGAGGTGTTGAGATGAATCTCAGAACCATGAGAAGCAacaaaaaaggatagaaaatggCTACCaagtgaactgaaaaaaaaaaaaaaaaggtctactCTGAATACATTTATCAGCAAAATCTGGATTTAGTCGACAGCTGTTAAGAGATCAACAGACAAGTAACCATCAGCCATTATGGATCCTTTTCTTTTGAAGGAAAATTTGAAACTCGCCACTTACCATTCCTACTTTTGTAAGGTCTAGCTATGTCTCTCCAGAGCAAAATAAACTCAATCCAGAACACTTTTAGCGTTATCACCATGATATTGATTAGCATTAACAAGATGCTAAATCCTGTCAGTATGTAGTAGGTACTTTGATCGTCAACTATTCAAAAGATAAAGGGAAGACAAAAATGATCACTATTGTTTCtagaacaagataaaataaacaaatatatatggatGCTGACCTCCATTGGGCATATGAGAGATTCATACAAAAGATGCTTCCCTGGAGTTTTCATGGTTGCTTTAAGAATCAGTAAGtgaacatttatggagcacctactctgtgcaagGCTAGGCATCGTAGGGGATTCTCAGAGCAAAAAAGGTGTCAAGGCCAATGTAAACTTAACTAAGATAGTAGGTAAAAGTGCGATTTTAGCTGGCAGAGGTTCTTAAGAGTGCTGGCTCCGTGCTGGACTGGGCAAGGAAGCCTTCCTGCAGGAGGAGGTCCCTGAAGAATATGTACATTTtagagaactttaaaaagaaaaaagaaaaatgtattcctgGCTACAGTGGATGCTATGAGCCCGAGGGcagagatgtggtgtgtgtgtgtgtgtgtgtgtgtgtgtgttctgaggAACTGGAGTGATCCATTTTGGGGAGTTAGAGGCAGACACGGTAAGAAGTGTGTGTCAGGGCGAGGTTCTGACCAGACTTGAGATTCCTGtcaaggtattttttttgtctttactgTAAAGGTCACAGGAGCCCTTGATGAGTCTTGAGTGGAGTGTTAACAACAAAAGTGGTTTATAAGCAAGATTCATCCGAATGTAGGGGAAGGTTTGTTTCTGTGGGAGAGGCTGTAGGAACTTAGAGTAAAATTTCTGGGAAGCTTCTGTAATACTTGGCAGTTAGAGATAAGGAGGGCTCAGACTCCTGTAAGAATGAGGAAGGAATGGATGCACCTGGTATTGGGGCATGAAAGAGAATGAATCAACAGGTCTTGGGGTCTTACTTCATCTGGGGCTGGGGGCACAAGAAAGCAGGGAAGAAACAAGAACCTTGTAAGTCACTAAAGCATCACTGATGGAGAAGTCAAACTACTGGGGTTTTAGGTTCTACATGCCCCTTACTTTTCTCATGGTGGACATCATTTAGCCACCGTTGAACTGGGTCCTGTACTCACTTCTGCACAAGGTGCATATGCAAGATGGTTCCCATTTTCAAGGCCTAGTAACAGCTACATACACACTGAACGCAAGAATTATACTTATTAATAGTATTCTTGGACGTTTTAGGTTTACTTCTCTCTTTGGAAGTAACTATCTTCTTACAAATAGTGCCCCTGAAAGGTGAACGTGAGAAGGACCTCACATAAGATTTGACTCTTACAGTGTTCTCCCTGCATTTTCACGTGACGTCTCAAAGCATGGGTTCCTAGGCTTGCCATGGAAAATTTGCGACTTATCCACAGTCACAAATTCCTCCCTTGAAGGCTCATCGGCCTGCTGAGCATCCAGCACCAAGGAATGAAGAACGGCCAAGGTGAAGTGATTCAAAACCAGGGAGCAGAGGGTGTTACTGAAAATTGGCAGAGAGTTGACTGACTGCACTGTCATTAGTGTAAATGATAGACACTCCCTAAGTAAGGCATTTCAACAGGATTGTCCACAACCTGCCCCAGTTCACTCTCTCTAAAGGTCCTACCTAGACACACTCTGGGGGTGTGGAGGTTTTGGTGAAGTAAGTGTGCATGTGACCGGCTGCTTTCAACAGGAGGAAAGAAGTTAACCAAGTCAGTAAAGGAAGTTGAAGTCCCATACCTTCCTGTTAATGTAATGATTAAACACCAAATACTTTCTGAAGGTGTTTATAAACAGGAAAGCACCGTCTAAGTTGGAATCCTGGCTCTAACTAGAATATTTGGTAACGTATTCAACCTCcatttgcttctgtttccttcgCTGCAAAATTGGATGATAGTAACAGGCTCTTCTTCATGGAATATTGatcaaataaatgagaaattaaatggaaaataagtagACAGgttcaaaggaaacaatgaataaatgtgtaCTACTATTCTTATGagtatcaaatatttatttaatcacaTTGAATAATATGGGAACATAAGCTTTTAGAGTTTTGGTTTTCTAAGCCTCAAGGCAGTGTTgtaatttcttttattctgtgattAGAAATAAAGGCATTCATTGTGACGATCTACTGTAGCAacagtttttgtttaatttacacaGTTGTCAAAACAGAGTGTATCcatgtttttgtgggtttttttttaagattttatttttaagtaatttctatacccaacatggagttcaaactcatgaccccaagatcaagtgtcacacgctccaccaactaagccagccagcccccccccccagagtgtAACCAtgtgaatttgaagaaaaacaagggaaacatagaaaatacaaataaactagAAGGAAAAAAGTCACCAAGTACATGTAACGTGAAAACAATTCCAATACACAGGTAATGAGAGAACATTCATAAAGTGACAATATAAGCTTCACATGGGGATAATGATGCAATGACAGTGTCAGGGTGGAGACTGCAGTTTCCCCTTTCCTTGGGGAACCAATGTGCCCACTACCATCACAACATTACCCTAACATGACGTCTTGACATTGTCCATATGTCCTGGGGTGACTCAGTTATAACTGAGAAAGCTGGAGACCCACGGAACTCAATAGCACTCAAAATCATCCAAGCAAGTCATGATTCTGTTTGTTTGGTAAAAAACTTACAAATTGGTGGTTGAAgtctacattaaaacaaaaatccgAAGCACCACCTCAGGCAGAGACTTAGCACGAACATATCAAATTGGTGGCCTCCGTTTTCATCGCTCCCAATTTTTTTCCGTCAGGTTGTGCTTCTGTGTTTATCCAAATTAATCAGGGCTATATCCCACTTCGGGGTATAAACTGAGGGTTCAACTCTCCCTTTTGCTGTTTGACAAACACATTAAATAACTTCCATGTCGTTGTATATGGAATTACAAGTGtaaaaataccatatttttcTCCCCGCCCATTTACACCATATTAAATGCATCATCTAACGAATAGGATGCCTTTGCCTGGAAATGTAAACAAGTGAGGAAATTGACAGGTTCTCAAGAAGGAAATGTTTGTAAAACTATTTTTGCTGACATCATTGCCTGTGGGGACACACCGACAGagtggaaggaagaaacagactGCCCCTGAGAGGAAGAGCGTGTCATCACTGACATTGATTAACAATGTCTGGGTCAGGTGATGATAAAAAGCACAATGACTCTTAGATGGTCTGTTTTGGACTCTTTACACAAATGTGTCCTCCTGTTACCTATACCCAAGACAGATCATTTGATCATCCTCTACATCCTGCCCCCATATGCCACTGATTATTTGTGAAAGggaatgttacattttaaaagattatatgtAGTGTCTGAATGTAATCTCTTGAAGAGTAGTCAGTTTCACATTTTTGTTATGACCATATTTTATTGCAGCAAATTATAATGAAGTCATTAAAGGCACGCTAGATTCAGATGAAACTATAGGAAAGTTACAAATAATCTGGCCTTTTCAAGTTACAGGGAAGGTTATTCAACCTGAGAAACATAAATGTAAACTGCTGTTTTGCGGTATAATTGAGCCTTATCGCTAGAGCAGTAGAAATGCACAAAAACAGTTTTCCTTCATAACTTTGGTGTGCATTCGCTTATTCGTTGGACCGATTTTTATTGGACACATGCTAGGTACCTGGCACTGCCCTACAGACTGAGCACACAAAGATGGGTGAGACGCCATTCCTGACCTCACAGAGGTCACAGTTATGTTCAGCAGACTCTCAAACAAATTTTTATAAGTGTGATGAGTGTGGAGACAGAAATAGAGTCCTACAGAAATACCTGGAAGGAACATATACTCCAAACTGGCGGTCACGGAAGGCTCCCCGTAAAAGGCAGCACCTGAATCGCATGTTGAATGACAGATACAATAAAGAAATGAGCCGAGCTACCAGACTTCCATTGAGTCTCACCTATATTTAGACTGGTGGTTACTAGAGGTGGAGGGGGAAGAAGTGCGAGAGATGTGCTttggtttctttcctcttcttcttcttcttttttttttttttttagtttaaataaattaaattttgggggtgcccgggtagctcagttggttaagcatctgagtcttgatttcagctcaggtcaggtcatgacctcgcaatttgtgagattgagccccacgttgggctccttgctgacagtttggagtctgcttgggattctctccccctctccctctctctctctctgctcttctcctgctcatgcacctgtgcccacacacactctctctctcaaaaataaacttcaaaaaataaaaacataaataaattgaatttttaaaaagacagaagaagaaagacatgTAGCCATGCAGTGTATGTGGTGAGATAAATGATAGTCTATCTGTATAATTGAATACTAAGAAGCCATTAAAAATTGTATTGTAGACGAACATTTAATATCATGGGAAGACTTCTACTATACATTAagtaattataaaacaaacaataaaaccctCTATGTAActataataaaaacatgtttataatcAAAATATGTCTGAATAGAATTTATATGGCAGTACAAAGGCCTAAGAATAGCCAAGACGATCttgatgaaaacaaaattggaagactCACTCTACCCAAAATCAGGGTTGATTATAAAGCTACGCTAAGTGATACAGTATAGTATTAGCACACAAATAACTTCTTTTAAAGGGACAGAACACAGAGGTCCCACACTTTTTCTGGAAAGGACCAAAGAGTAAACACTTTAGGTTTtgcaagtataaataaataaataaataagcaaatttaatattttataaaatttagcaATGATGGCACGTGATGTCTTATTAAAAAGTAACATCTAAGATCTTCTTACTGGAGTGGGCAGTAATTAAGTACTTTACCTTTTTATCCACTTTTCCAGCTTCACTAACAATTTCTTtgtgacaaaaaaaattatagaagagaACATGTTTATAACGTCATAAAAGTCATGCAACAAACAACATGTTCAGTTCACTCTTAGTGCGTTGTCTTTCGTAtacagtgagacagagagagctgaTGAAATCAGGAGGATGGCCAAGGAAGCAGTTGGGTGTTAAAGAGGAACCAACAGGAGAAggtaaggggtgggggaggaggagggggaggagggaaggggagggagggaggagggagagaacagagaggagtaggaaggagaggaaaaggaggagggagaaaaggaggagggggaggaagggaagagagggagggggatagaaggagaggaagggggctggaggaaggaaagtaaggataggaggaggagggagaggaggagagggagaagaaagaggaggaggagggaggttggagggagaggaggagggaggttagaggaaggggaagaggaggggggcaggagggagaggaggaagggggaagtaAAACAGAAGAGAGGCAACTAGGGAAACCAGACTACAAATGGTCAGTGTTCTTAAGAGGAAAAACACAATTTATGAGATGGACCTCTTCATCTTGAGAGACTCCCCACAGAACCACATGCCAACACATTGTTCTCCAAGAAAGTGATTTCAGCTTACAGTTGATGCAGCTAACTTGGGTGGCCAAAATCTCAGAAACACTCCTTACTTGGACTTCTCCGCTTTAGTCTTAGGGTGTGCCGTGTCCAACCGTGCAAATTCAGAGCCAGGCAGTCATACTCCACAGATAAGTCTTCTTCTCTCACACGCTCTATTTTTAAAACGGTGCTCAGACAAGTCAACTCATTGCTGGAACTAAGGAGGCAACCTGTTACCTTTAATGCTTGCTTTGCAGTTGCAAATtgtgtgggaggaggaggggatgtTTTAACTTCAGTATAAAAATACCTTTGATTTTGCTCCCGGTCCTCGTGAATTCTTGGTTCTCCAAAGTTCTGAACTTTGCTTCCATTCACCTTCCACAGGATGCCGGCCATGATCTGAGAGCCTTTCCCAAAGCAAGCGGAGCAGGGTATGCTTGCTGGTTTTCCTAGATGAGAAGTGAAGAAACTCACCAATAACATTCAGTGCTGCCGGTGGTATTGCATTTAACGTGAAAAAAATCGTTGAACGCCTGGTGTGTGCCAGGAATTGATTCCATACCCCTTCCTCATCCTTAGCCCTTCTGTGTCCTTGCCTCCACCCACTTTGCTCACAGTTTGGAGGAAGCTCCACTCGCACTCCCCTCTCACCTTCCATGGAAACTAAAAAGGTGACTAATTCTGGTTTCACCAATCAGACATTATAAGGTGGGGCTTCTTTTTACTATAgattggaatttctttttaacgtCTTTCTTCCAAACCTTCCTCCTTTTACCAAattctcttcatctctctgtaAGTCACCTTGTTGGTAAAACTATATTTTGCTCGACCCAGCTACAATCCCAGCATTTAATCATTCAAGAGTGCTCTCCATTACTACTCCTTGTACTTGAGACTTCCTCTGCCCAGAACTGAAAGCGTGAGGGCTGCCCTCCTGCTTGGGACAGGCATTCAGGCATCCCTTACTGAGCCCTTGGTTCTGGACTCAAGAATTCTGCATCTGAAGAGGGATGAGGGACGCAGAGAGTCTCAAAAGATGATAAGGGTAGACACAGATGATTAAAACACAAGGTATTCTACTGTTCTGTAGAAAGGTTGACAAATGACATGGAAATGCAGAAGAAGAAGGCGTTCCAGACTTCTCTGGACTGCTATGCTGCACACAGAAATGGTTTCTTTGGACCTCATTAGATGGAGGCTCTGGTGGTGCCCATGGTAGTAAGGAGGGCGGGATGGGGAATGCTATTTGAACTCAGTGTTGAGAGATGAGAAGGAGCAATAACATGgacaaaagcaggaaagaatgtggAAATGCTGCCAATCGGTGTAACAACTGTGAGGTGGTCGGTGTGGAGGGGACTCCAAGGCAGGTGGGGTTAATAGCTTCAGATGGGCCAGAATGTAGGTGAAGACTAGTTCATGAAGGAACTTGTTTTATGGACCAAGAACTTGAGTTATATCTAATTCCTAGTGGGAAACTAGTGAAGCCAGAGATGGGCAGAGTCAGAAAGCCTTGGTTCTCATCCTTCTATCACTCATTATCCATAACCTTGGGCACATCATTGATCCTACCTTAGCCTAAGTGTCCACAAGCATAAATTGGAAACAATATCTACCTCCCGGAGAGAAGTAAGAATGAAATAAGATAGTCTGAACTGCAGTACAAATGTAAGTGCTGGGTATTCCTAATATTAACAAGTGCCCGGTGGATGTTTCTACGTgtaacatttcatttaatccccaaGACCCATCGTGTTAACTGCATGACCCATACTTGGAGAATCCAGACCAAGCGTCATATGGAAGGATTCTCCAGGTAACATTTACAGCAGTCTTCAAGTTTTCTTACCAATTTccacttcttttatttcattttgtggaGGGGCTATAATTActggaaacaaagaaaagcctTCCTCATcttaaatcaaagacaaagaaaatataaatattaggaTAGCATTGGATGGTCATCAGTATAAAGCTTGTGTTTTCATATTACTATCTTATATCATagcaatgtttttcaaatttttctgacGATGACCCATGgcaacaaatacacacacacacacagacacacagagacacacagacacaggcacacacacacacacacacacacatgcacaaatgaaaaagaaaacattcaagtAATACTTTCTCTTATGACTTATGATACTCTTTTATATTTCCTATTCTCTTTTAtatcattaaaacaaatattaattaattaatctaacACGTTAAATTAATTACATGGGTTGGCAATTGCTAGAAAACTACAATTCTACAGAAGAAGCACAACATTACAAGAAAGAAGCTTTCAAAAGTTGCATGAAATGCTAGCATATATAAGGTActgaataaatgcttgttgaatgaaaaaaaaaaggcctatgAAAAAGATAAACATGTAAATCCACACTTCTGCTCAGAGATTTCCACCACTGTGGTCCATTCTGTAAGGAAATTCTAACTTCTGTGGCACTGATGCCTCGAGTTGGGGAAGGGGAGTCTTCTGAAATACTGCTACTTTCCGACGTTCCTTGATTCTCATTTATTTCAGGATCGTGTGATTAAGGACCCCCATGATCTGGTGTTTAATAGTGAGAGACACTAATAACAATGTGGTCTGATGGTGCTTATTTTATATGATAGAGCATCAAAAACCTCCAAACCTTGTCTTCACGATTGCTTTCCACTGAGAAAGCTTCCACACTGACTGGTGCTACCTCATCCTATATCTGTAGATCAAGTGATGCTAAAGAGACCGTGACTCCTTATAGATTTGACATGCTTGACTGTGAGGGATTTCCTCTGAATAGACTTTTATAGACTTAAACACTTGAAAACCAGCTTTTAGGATCAAATTATCTACTTGAGGTCATTGATGTTGGACAAATTGCAAACCAGGATTATGTGAAATGGAATGGCATCACTTATGTCAAGGGGTTTTGAAATGGAGCCAGGAGGCCATTAAGGAGACGGGCCCATGTCCTCACTGGTGGAATCATGAACGTGTAACCTGACTAAACCACAAATATTCCAAGAGGAAGCCCAAACATCTGCAAGTTGGTACAATAAAAGACTTTGCTTGTGTGATAGCCTTAGGAACCAATGATATTCAGTGAAGGTCAGCCCTCTGCTGCCAACATGTatcaaaattctttgtaaacaGTGTAT
This region includes:
- the IL1RL1 gene encoding interleukin-1 receptor-like 1 isoform X1; its protein translation is MRLWVLALSTILVHSTAAKFSKSSWGLENEALIVRCPRQGRSRYPVDWYYSKTNKCITTQKRNHVLASGERLKFLPAKVNDSGIYTCIIRSPTFNKTGYVNVTIYKKQPNCNIPDHLMYSTTLGSETNSKIYCPTIDLYNWTAPIEWFKDCKALQGQRYHTHKTFLLIDGATSKDTGDYTCKFIHNENGVNYSVTATRSLTVNDEEGFSLFPVIIAPPQNEIKEVEIGKPASIPCSACFGKGSQIMAGILWKVNGSKVQNFGEPRIHEDREQNQSSSNELTCLSTVLKIERVREEDLSVEYDCLALNLHGWTRHTLRLKRRSPIDDQSTYYILTGFSILLMLINIMVITLKVFWIEFILLWRDIARPYKSRNDGKIYDAYVIYPRNYTNSPERASAVGYFVYQILPDVLENKCGYNLCIYGRDMLPGEDAATSVETNIRKSRRHIFILTPEIAHCREFAYEQEIALHSALIQNDSKVILIELEALSKPGGMQFGELQDSLKHVVEMQGTIKWKEDDVANKRSLNSKFWKHVRYHMPVPNKPSRKTSAWASLSTQGQ
- the IL1RL1 gene encoding interleukin-1 receptor-like 1 isoform X2, encoding MRLWVLALSTILVHSTAAKFSKSSWGLENEALIVRCPRQGRSRYPVDWYYSKTNKCITTQKRNHVLASGERLKFLPAKVNDSGIYTCIIRSPTFNKTGYVNVTIYKKQPNCNIPDHLMYSTTLGSETNSKIYCPTIDLYNWTAPIEWFKDCKALQGQRYHTHKTFLLIDGATSKDTGDYTCKFIHNENGVNYSVTATRSLTVNDEEGFSLFPVIIAPPQNEIKEVEIGKPASIPCSACFGKGSQIMAGILWKVNGSKVQNFGEPRIHEDREQNQSSSNELTCLSTVLKIERVREEDLSVEYDCLALNLHGWTRHTLRLKRRSPNGKIYDAYVIYPRNYTNSPERASAVGYFVYQILPDVLENKCGYNLCIYGRDMLPGEDAATSVETNIRKSRRHIFILTPEIAHCREFAYEQEIALHSALIQNDSKVILIELEALSKPGGMQFGELQDSLKHVVEMQGTIKWKEDDVANKRSLNSKFWKHVRYHMPVPNKPSRKTSAWASLSTQGQ